In Hyphomicrobium denitrificans 1NES1, one DNA window encodes the following:
- a CDS encoding DsbA family protein yields MTLKNIIRNIAGSVSAGRKAAVAIFAIGGALLLPYAIGSIDGLVSPRAHAETIAPTAGGSTFSDEQKKALGEIIKDYLIKNPEIMIDVQNALDEKMQKDQDAKLKSFMTENGKSIFRSPGSSVAGDPNGDITVVEFFDYNCGYCKRGLPEVQKLIQNDKKVRFVFKELPILSKGSEEAARVALAVKRQGKYWEFHQAMLGSKGHADEASALKIAESLGLDMNKIKADMASDEVKNELRDDLILAKKMGINGTPHFLVGDKSIPGAPDDLHDQLEALVSGFRKNGCPIC; encoded by the coding sequence ATGACCCTGAAGAACATCATCCGAAACATCGCCGGCTCGGTATCGGCCGGCCGAAAGGCGGCCGTCGCGATTTTCGCCATCGGCGGGGCGCTGCTCCTGCCGTATGCAATCGGCTCCATTGACGGTCTGGTCAGCCCGCGGGCACACGCGGAAACTATCGCCCCGACCGCCGGTGGCTCGACGTTCTCCGACGAGCAGAAAAAAGCGCTCGGCGAGATCATCAAGGATTATCTGATCAAGAACCCTGAAATCATGATCGACGTGCAGAACGCACTCGATGAAAAGATGCAGAAGGACCAGGACGCCAAGCTCAAGTCCTTCATGACAGAGAATGGCAAGTCGATCTTCCGCAGCCCCGGAAGTTCGGTTGCGGGCGACCCCAACGGCGACATCACGGTCGTCGAATTCTTCGACTACAACTGCGGTTACTGCAAACGCGGGCTCCCCGAAGTTCAGAAGCTGATCCAGAACGACAAGAAGGTCCGTTTCGTCTTCAAGGAGCTACCGATCCTCTCGAAGGGCTCGGAGGAAGCGGCCCGCGTTGCGCTCGCAGTGAAACGCCAGGGCAAGTATTGGGAATTCCACCAGGCCATGCTTGGCTCAAAGGGTCATGCCGACGAGGCGTCGGCCCTCAAGATCGCCGAGTCGCTCGGCCTCGACATGAACAAGATCAAAGCCGACATGGCGAGCGACGAGGTGAAAAACGAGCTTCGCGACGATTTAATTCTCGCCAAGAAAATGGGCATCAACGGCACCCCGCATTTCCTCGTCGGCGACAAATCGATCCCGGGGGCTCCGGACGACTTGCATGACCAGCTCGAGGCGCTTGTCAGTGGATTTCGGAAGAATGGCTGCCCGATCTGCTGA
- a CDS encoding M48 family metalloprotease, producing the protein MSATSKGFSPAALGRRALVALCALAAGISAGTLSARAQGLPLIRDAEIEALLQDYAKPIFQAAGFGSGRVTVRIVNNDAFNAFVLDGANVFVHTGTLMQAKTPNEVIGVIAHESGHIAGGHMAALRARIAKDQTRVLLTQVLGLGAMVAGGVSGGTSGRETMQGGQAIMQGGSNIIMKGLLAERRSQESAADQAGLKYLTATKQSGRGMLDTFERFKQQEYLSADMQDPFIRSHPLSVDRLARLSQLVAASPYVNQKDPPSLQLRHDLMRAKLSGYLETPVAVFNRYPAGDKSLPARYARAIATFFRGGPGALESSVKQIDAMIAENPDYPYFYELKADVLMRSGKMGRAVPELQQALKLAPASPLIEVELANALQGSNDGNSSKESIDLLRRSLITDQNGRAYRLLANAYYKQGKGPEADAMTAQAYFYEGDVKQAQIFAKRAQPRLRAGSPEWLKNGDIINYKPET; encoded by the coding sequence ATGTCCGCGACGAGCAAAGGATTTTCGCCAGCCGCGCTTGGGCGCCGCGCGCTCGTCGCGCTTTGCGCACTCGCTGCCGGCATCTCGGCCGGCACCTTGAGCGCTCGCGCGCAGGGTCTGCCGCTGATCCGCGATGCCGAGATAGAAGCCCTGCTCCAGGATTATGCCAAGCCGATCTTTCAGGCTGCGGGATTCGGTAGCGGCCGCGTTACCGTTCGCATCGTCAACAACGACGCATTCAACGCATTCGTTCTCGATGGCGCCAACGTTTTCGTCCACACGGGCACATTGATGCAGGCGAAAACGCCGAACGAGGTCATCGGCGTTATCGCCCACGAAAGCGGCCATATCGCCGGCGGGCACATGGCCGCGCTTCGCGCGCGCATTGCAAAGGACCAGACACGCGTGCTGCTGACTCAGGTTCTCGGCCTCGGCGCAATGGTGGCGGGGGGCGTTTCTGGCGGAACCTCCGGCCGCGAAACCATGCAGGGCGGACAAGCCATCATGCAGGGCGGCAGCAACATCATCATGAAAGGGCTTCTTGCCGAGCGCCGTTCCCAGGAATCGGCAGCGGATCAGGCCGGCTTGAAGTACCTCACCGCGACGAAGCAATCCGGACGCGGCATGCTCGATACCTTCGAGCGCTTCAAACAGCAGGAATATCTCTCGGCGGATATGCAGGACCCATTTATCCGGTCCCATCCCCTCTCTGTTGATCGTCTGGCCCGATTGAGCCAGCTCGTCGCCGCAAGCCCCTACGTCAACCAGAAGGACCCGCCGTCATTGCAGCTCCGCCACGATTTGATGCGCGCCAAGCTTTCGGGCTATCTCGAAACGCCGGTCGCCGTATTCAATCGCTACCCAGCGGGCGACAAATCTTTGCCGGCACGATATGCGCGCGCCATTGCAACGTTCTTCCGCGGCGGCCCCGGCGCACTTGAAAGCTCCGTCAAGCAGATCGATGCAATGATCGCGGAAAACCCCGACTATCCGTACTTCTACGAACTGAAGGCTGACGTCTTGATGCGGTCGGGAAAAATGGGCAGGGCCGTACCGGAGTTGCAGCAGGCCTTGAAACTGGCGCCTGCAAGCCCATTGATAGAGGTCGAGCTTGCCAACGCGTTGCAAGGCAGCAACGACGGCAACAGTTCCAAGGAATCAATCGATCTTCTGCGCAGATCCCTGATCACGGACCAGAATGGAAGGGCTTACCGCCTGCTTGCAAACGCCTACTATAAGCAGGGCAAAGGACCCGAGGCCGATGCAATGACGGCCCAGGCATATTTTTACGAAGGGGACGTCAAACAGGCGCAAATCTTCGCAAAACGTGCCCAGCCCCGCCTTCGCGCGGGATCTCCCGAGTGGTTGAAGAACGGCGACATCATAAACTACAAGCCTGAGACATGA
- the accB gene encoding acetyl-CoA carboxylase biotin carboxyl carrier protein, translating into MTAKDQGPKSGSAESQMIRELAELLNDTGLTEIEIEKSGLKIRVAKTISISAVPPQGYAAAAPAAPAAPAAAEVKQAPLPNDLSKHPGAVKSPMVGTAYRSPEPGAPAFCEVGSKVNQGDTLLIIEAMKTMNQIPAPRAGTVKAILVENAQPVEYGEPLIIIE; encoded by the coding sequence ATGACCGCAAAAGACCAGGGCCCCAAGAGCGGAAGCGCCGAAAGTCAGATGATCCGTGAGCTTGCCGAGCTCCTCAACGATACCGGCCTCACCGAGATCGAGATCGAGAAAAGCGGCCTGAAGATCCGCGTCGCGAAGACAATCTCGATTTCCGCCGTGCCTCCCCAGGGCTACGCTGCAGCCGCCCCGGCGGCGCCTGCCGCGCCAGCGGCTGCAGAAGTCAAGCAAGCGCCGTTGCCGAACGACCTTTCCAAGCATCCCGGTGCCGTGAAGTCGCCGATGGTCGGCACCGCCTACCGCTCACCCGAACCGGGCGCACCCGCGTTCTGCGAAGTCGGCAGCAAGGTGAACCAAGGCGATACGCTTCTGATCATAGAAGCGATGAAGACAATGAACCAGATCCCCGCGCCGCGCGCTGGAACGGTCAAGGCGATCCTCGTCGAAAACGCGCAGCCGGTCGAATACGGCGAACCCCTGATCATCATTGAATGA
- a CDS encoding Rne/Rng family ribonuclease — MSNTKMLIDATHPEETRVVVQRNGRVEEFDFESAARKLLRGNIYLAKVTRVEPSLQAAFVDYGGNRHGFLAFNEVHPDYYQIPVADRQALLDEEAAAEAELEAAADRRAEALARRNVRSHADAETGPDSPGDDFGDLSPADTSLEASHIVDVEEDEHIEEIGGEEDGEQTVKVVASAVRRSIDEVRTELPPDDTAETSAKEKSASDASDESPIVVGDDSTESEAAPSNVEGDEEQPEQPSDERPASDDEFAHQDALNDNGSAEPHDEGSHPEFREGPRSRQRRRPRSYKIQEVIKRRQIILVQVVKEERGNKGAALTTYLSLAGRYTVLMPNTARGGGISRKITNPQDRRRLKAIAQELEVPEGMGLIIRTAGATRTKQEIKRDFEYLLRLWESVRDLTLQSTAPSLVYEEGDLIKRSIRDLYNKDVEEIVVAGEAGHQEAADFMKMLMPSHTKNVVAYREPTPLFTRYGVERQLNAMFQPQVTLRSGGYIVINQTEALVAIDVNSGKSTREFSIEETALATNLEAADEIARQLKLRDLAGLIVIDFIDMEEKRNNRAVERRLKDALRFDRARIQLGRISHFGLMEMSRQRLRTGVLEGSTSQCPHCQGTGIIRSTESIALAVLRGIEDVITAGANGPLIATTTPAVALYILNSKRAYIADMEVRHGYSVTVLGSDRVQGANFTVERSTTSALPVRRAERAAVNMDWGFDAEGDAPSYASSDIDISSEAAEVEEETVDREQRNGGRDGDENDQRRGRRRRRRGRGGRDRGDDRSENYSFEPRGEDSDRDQAATDETHHESGEPNFNIEGLGEQPSVDDGAQAYAGDGNGSDDKPNKRRRRGRRGGRRGRERGRDSAQDSTATSETEHPDVDDEGSDEAVEAPDRSEPDEAGSNERTAPPPQSRRPRRVWDVPSAANGADDIATETPSIAESSEPSPQPVATEASPEPAAAPSAPTRRRHEIGSSEPRIERVVVGPGEQAGEAESATGSVPQRKGWWQRKFSGE; from the coding sequence ATGTCAAACACAAAAATGCTTATCGATGCCACGCATCCCGAGGAGACTCGGGTTGTGGTTCAACGCAACGGCCGGGTAGAGGAGTTCGATTTCGAAAGCGCTGCTCGCAAGCTATTGCGAGGCAATATTTATCTCGCGAAAGTAACGCGTGTTGAGCCGTCCTTGCAGGCTGCCTTCGTGGACTACGGCGGCAATCGCCACGGGTTCCTCGCATTCAACGAAGTCCATCCCGATTATTACCAGATCCCGGTCGCCGACCGTCAGGCCCTCCTTGACGAGGAAGCAGCGGCCGAAGCCGAGCTTGAGGCCGCTGCCGACCGCCGTGCCGAAGCGCTGGCGCGTCGCAATGTGCGCAGCCACGCCGATGCGGAAACGGGCCCCGATTCCCCCGGCGACGATTTCGGCGACCTCTCCCCTGCCGACACCTCGCTTGAGGCGTCCCATATCGTTGACGTCGAGGAAGACGAGCACATCGAAGAGATCGGCGGAGAGGAAGACGGCGAGCAGACGGTCAAGGTCGTCGCTTCGGCGGTTCGCCGGTCCATCGATGAGGTGCGCACCGAGTTGCCGCCCGACGACACGGCCGAAACGAGCGCGAAAGAGAAATCTGCCTCGGACGCCAGCGACGAGAGCCCGATCGTCGTGGGCGATGACTCAACGGAAAGCGAAGCGGCCCCTTCGAACGTTGAAGGCGACGAGGAACAACCCGAACAACCGTCCGACGAACGTCCGGCTAGCGACGACGAGTTCGCCCATCAGGATGCACTAAACGACAACGGTTCGGCCGAGCCTCATGACGAAGGCTCCCATCCGGAATTTCGCGAAGGCCCGCGCTCTCGTCAGCGCCGCCGCCCGCGCAGCTACAAGATCCAGGAAGTCATCAAGCGGCGCCAGATCATTCTGGTGCAGGTTGTCAAAGAGGAACGCGGCAACAAAGGCGCGGCGCTCACGACGTATCTGTCGCTCGCCGGGCGCTACACGGTTCTGATGCCGAACACCGCACGCGGCGGCGGCATTTCACGCAAGATCACCAACCCGCAAGATCGCCGTCGTCTGAAGGCCATCGCTCAGGAGCTCGAGGTTCCGGAGGGAATGGGCCTCATTATCCGTACAGCCGGCGCAACGCGGACGAAGCAGGAGATCAAGCGCGACTTCGAATATCTGCTGCGTCTCTGGGAAAGCGTCCGCGACTTGACGCTTCAGTCCACGGCGCCGAGCCTCGTCTACGAGGAAGGCGATCTGATCAAGCGCTCGATCCGCGATCTATATAACAAGGACGTCGAGGAAATCGTCGTCGCGGGCGAAGCCGGGCATCAGGAAGCAGCCGACTTTATGAAGATGCTGATGCCGAGCCACACGAAGAATGTCGTCGCTTATCGCGAGCCGACACCGCTCTTCACGCGCTACGGCGTCGAACGCCAGCTCAATGCGATGTTCCAGCCGCAGGTGACATTGCGCTCAGGCGGCTACATCGTCATCAACCAGACGGAAGCGCTCGTCGCAATCGACGTCAACTCGGGAAAATCGACGCGTGAATTCTCGATCGAGGAAACGGCGCTCGCGACGAACCTCGAAGCCGCCGATGAAATCGCCCGGCAGCTGAAGCTTCGCGATCTCGCGGGTCTCATCGTCATCGATTTCATCGACATGGAGGAGAAGCGCAACAACCGTGCGGTCGAACGCCGCCTGAAGGACGCGCTGAGGTTCGATCGGGCGCGCATCCAGCTTGGCCGCATCTCGCATTTCGGCTTGATGGAAATGTCGCGTCAGCGTCTCAGAACCGGTGTGCTCGAAGGTTCTACGTCGCAATGCCCGCATTGTCAGGGCACCGGCATCATACGCTCAACCGAGAGCATTGCGCTCGCAGTCTTGCGCGGCATCGAGGACGTGATTACGGCAGGCGCCAACGGTCCCCTGATCGCTACGACGACGCCTGCAGTTGCGCTTTACATCTTAAACAGCAAGCGCGCCTACATCGCCGACATGGAAGTGCGGCACGGCTATTCGGTAACAGTGCTTGGCAGCGATCGCGTGCAGGGCGCGAACTTCACCGTCGAGCGAAGTACCACATCGGCCCTTCCGGTTCGCCGCGCGGAGCGCGCGGCAGTCAACATGGACTGGGGCTTTGACGCCGAAGGCGATGCCCCCTCCTACGCATCCTCCGACATCGATATATCGAGCGAAGCCGCAGAAGTCGAAGAGGAAACCGTCGACCGCGAACAGCGTAACGGTGGCCGCGACGGCGATGAAAACGATCAGCGCCGTGGCCGTCGTCGCAGACGCCGCGGCAGAGGCGGACGCGACCGCGGCGACGATCGCAGCGAAAACTATTCTTTCGAGCCGCGCGGGGAAGACTCCGACCGCGATCAAGCCGCGACTGACGAGACACACCACGAATCCGGCGAGCCTAACTTCAATATCGAAGGGCTTGGCGAACAGCCATCCGTCGATGACGGCGCGCAAGCCTACGCCGGCGATGGCAACGGTTCTGACGACAAACCCAACAAACGCCGCAGACGCGGACGCCGCGGCGGCCGCCGCGGGCGCGAACGCGGTCGCGATTCAGCGCAGGATTCGACAGCGACTTCCGAAACCGAACATCCGGACGTTGACGACGAGGGATCAGACGAAGCTGTCGAAGCTCCTGATCGGAGCGAGCCCGATGAAGCGGGCTCGAATGAGCGAACGGCACCTCCGCCTCAGAGCCGGCGTCCGCGTCGCGTTTGGGACGTTCCATCGGCGGCCAACGGAGCGGATGACATCGCAACAGAGACGCCGTCAATCGCGGAATCGTCGGAGCCCAGCCCGCAACCTGTGGCCACGGAAGCGTCTCCGGAGCCAGCGGCAGCGCCAAGCGCCCCAACCCGGCGGCGTCACGAAATCGGATCGAGCGAACCGCGTATCGAGCGCGTCGTGGTCGGCCCCGGCGAGCAAGCAGGCGAGGCGGAATCAGCTACGGGATCCGTGCCTCAGCGCAAAGGTTGGTGGCAGAGGAAATTCAGCGGCGAATAA
- a CDS encoding penicillin-binding protein 1A, whose protein sequence is MRAPTLPPPAAPRRRKKRRKSLLLSFLGFSFATFVLLFIAGSAGAGFLVWQASRDLPDYESLSKYEPPVMTRIHAHDGSLIAEFARERRIFVPINTIPKRVIGAFLSAEDRRFYDHGGIDLQGVMRAVFAAIEAKIHGSNKRAQGASTITQQVAKNFLLTNERSIERKIKEAILAIRIESAYSKDKILELYLNEIYLGMNSYGVGAAALTYFNKELKDLTIEECAYLAALPKGPNNYHPFRQKARATERRNWIIGEMAENGYITAEEAEAAKQKPLTVNLRPSGAHISTAEFFAEEVRRTLLARYGEDKLYGGGLSVRTTLDPHLQQLAKSALIDGLVKFDRKRGWRGPVAKIDISGDWGVALGAIRSPADIQPWRLGVVLETQKTKAIIGFKPARQQDATLVKDREAVEVSLDEMKWAAYQKGGKKIDAKSTADILKPGDVVYVAPKDPANIQGAWSLMQIPEVGGGLVAMDPYTGRVLAVAGGFSYDLSQFDRVIQAKRQPGSSFKPFVYAAAIDNGYKPTSIILDAPIEIDQGPGQDIWKPENYDEKDVTGPETLRFGIEHSRNQMTVRLAQDLGMPLIIEYAKRFGIYDDMLPVLSMSLGAGETTLLRMATGYCMLANGGKEVKATLIDRIQDRYGRTIWRHDERQCMGCTADRWANQPEPDLIDDRPQIIDPHTAYQITSILEGVVQRGTGKVLRSLDRPIAGKTGTTNEEKDAWFIGYTPTLVVGVYVGYDTPKPMGKGNTGGMIAAPIFGEFLKNALVDTPPAPFRVPPGIKFVRVDLKTGLRASADDPNTILEAFKPDEEPDDGYSMIGFANATADASVGAGDSPYPGTRSPPPPPPSARQDGGLAPNGLW, encoded by the coding sequence ATGCGTGCGCCAACGCTGCCGCCCCCCGCGGCGCCCAGAAGACGGAAAAAGCGACGCAAAAGCCTGCTGCTGAGTTTTCTTGGCTTCAGCTTCGCAACATTCGTGCTTCTTTTCATTGCGGGATCGGCGGGGGCCGGCTTCCTCGTCTGGCAGGCGTCGCGCGATTTGCCCGACTATGAAAGCCTTTCGAAGTACGAGCCGCCCGTCATGACTCGCATCCATGCGCACGACGGATCGCTCATCGCCGAGTTTGCGCGCGAACGCCGGATTTTCGTTCCCATCAATACAATTCCGAAGCGCGTCATCGGCGCATTCCTGTCGGCCGAAGACCGCCGTTTCTACGATCATGGCGGTATTGACCTGCAGGGCGTCATGCGCGCCGTGTTCGCCGCGATCGAAGCGAAAATTCACGGCTCGAACAAGCGCGCCCAGGGCGCTTCCACGATCACGCAGCAGGTGGCCAAGAACTTTCTGTTGACCAACGAGCGCTCAATTGAACGCAAAATCAAAGAAGCCATTCTAGCCATCCGGATCGAGAGCGCTTATTCGAAGGATAAGATCCTCGAGCTTTACCTCAACGAAATCTATCTCGGGATGAACTCCTATGGCGTCGGTGCGGCAGCGCTGACCTACTTCAACAAGGAGTTGAAAGATCTGACGATCGAGGAATGTGCGTATCTTGCGGCGCTTCCCAAGGGCCCGAACAATTACCATCCCTTCCGCCAGAAGGCCCGAGCCACCGAGCGGCGAAACTGGATCATCGGGGAGATGGCTGAGAACGGCTACATCACCGCCGAGGAGGCTGAGGCTGCAAAACAGAAACCTTTGACCGTGAACCTCAGGCCGAGCGGCGCGCATATTTCCACTGCGGAATTCTTCGCCGAGGAAGTGCGCCGGACGCTGCTTGCGCGCTATGGCGAAGACAAACTCTATGGCGGTGGTTTGTCGGTCCGGACGACGCTCGATCCGCACCTTCAGCAACTCGCCAAAAGTGCGTTGATCGACGGGCTCGTCAAATTCGATCGCAAGCGCGGCTGGCGCGGGCCGGTCGCAAAAATCGATATTTCGGGAGACTGGGGCGTGGCTCTTGGTGCCATTCGCAGCCCTGCCGATATTCAACCGTGGCGGCTGGGCGTCGTTCTCGAAACCCAGAAAACGAAGGCAATCATCGGCTTCAAGCCGGCGCGGCAGCAGGACGCAACGCTGGTCAAGGACCGAGAGGCAGTCGAAGTCTCGCTCGATGAGATGAAGTGGGCCGCCTATCAGAAGGGCGGGAAGAAGATCGACGCCAAGTCGACGGCGGACATTCTGAAACCCGGTGACGTCGTCTACGTCGCGCCAAAGGACCCGGCCAACATTCAGGGCGCCTGGTCGCTGATGCAGATTCCCGAGGTTGGTGGCGGTCTCGTTGCGATGGATCCCTATACAGGGCGCGTGCTCGCTGTCGCCGGTGGCTTCTCTTACGATCTCAGCCAATTCGACCGGGTCATTCAAGCGAAGCGGCAACCAGGCTCGTCGTTTAAGCCGTTCGTCTACGCAGCCGCCATCGATAACGGCTACAAGCCGACGTCGATCATTCTCGATGCGCCGATCGAAATCGATCAGGGGCCAGGGCAGGATATCTGGAAGCCCGAAAACTACGATGAAAAAGACGTAACGGGTCCCGAGACGCTGAGGTTCGGAATCGAGCATTCGCGTAACCAGATGACCGTGCGGCTAGCACAAGATCTCGGCATGCCGCTCATTATCGAATACGCCAAGCGCTTCGGAATCTACGACGATATGCTGCCGGTTCTGTCGATGTCGCTCGGCGCCGGTGAGACGACGCTTCTCAGAATGGCTACCGGCTACTGCATGCTGGCAAACGGCGGCAAAGAAGTGAAGGCGACGCTGATCGACCGCATTCAGGACCGCTATGGCCGCACCATCTGGCGCCACGACGAGCGCCAATGCATGGGGTGCACGGCCGATCGCTGGGCGAACCAGCCGGAACCGGATTTGATCGATGACCGACCGCAGATCATCGATCCGCATACGGCTTATCAGATTACGTCGATCCTGGAAGGGGTCGTACAGCGGGGCACCGGCAAGGTTCTGAGATCGCTCGACCGGCCGATTGCCGGCAAGACCGGTACGACGAATGAAGAAAAGGATGCCTGGTTCATCGGCTACACCCCGACTCTCGTGGTCGGCGTGTATGTCGGCTACGACACGCCGAAGCCGATGGGCAAGGGCAATACCGGCGGCATGATCGCGGCGCCGATCTTTGGCGAATTTCTCAAGAATGCATTGGTCGATACGCCGCCGGCGCCATTTCGTGTGCCTCCGGGAATCAAATTCGTTCGCGTCGATTTGAAAACCGGCCTCAGAGCTTCGGCCGACGACCCCAACACGATCCTCGAAGCATTCAAGCCGGACGAAGAACCGGACGACGGCTATTCGATGATAGGATTTGCGAATGCGACGGCCGATGCGTCGGTGGGTGCGGGCGACAGCCCCTATCCGGGCACTCGATCGCCGCCCCCACCGCCGCCGAGCGCACGGCAAGACGGCGGCCTCGCTCCCAATGGACTGTGGTAG
- the aroQ gene encoding type II 3-dehydroquinate dehydratase, whose translation MTPLIYVLNGPNLNLLGVREPAIYGSETLDDLRSRTEKAAAASGLTIEFRQSNIEGEIVNWVQEARGKAKGIIINAGAYTHTSVAILDALQAAELPVIEVHLSNIFRRDQFRQHSYVSLAATGVICGLGGKGYELAVAAMANILAASKA comes from the coding sequence ATGACCCCCCTTATCTACGTCCTGAACGGCCCCAACCTCAATTTGCTCGGCGTCCGCGAACCGGCGATCTACGGCAGCGAGACGCTCGACGATCTTCGCTCCCGCACCGAGAAAGCCGCGGCTGCCAGTGGCCTGACGATCGAATTCCGCCAGTCGAATATCGAGGGCGAAATTGTAAACTGGGTACAGGAGGCGCGCGGCAAGGCTAAGGGCATCATCATCAACGCCGGCGCCTATACGCATACGTCGGTCGCGATCCTGGACGCACTGCAGGCCGCTGAGCTGCCTGTGATCGAGGTACACCTTTCGAATATCTTCCGTCGCGACCAGTTCCGTCAGCATTCCTACGTTTCGCTTGCGGCAACGGGCGTCATCTGCGGCCTCGGCGGCAAGGGTTACGAACTCGCGGTGGCAGCCATGGCGAACATCCTGGCGGCCAGCAAGGCGTAA
- a CDS encoding N-acetylmuramoyl-L-alanine amidase, which translates to MARFSEHLWNARFLPAIVLGLMLALGVGRAQALPDRGVEATAVRLFDDGKATTFELTISKGLTAQVYTLANPYRVVLDLPDMTFHLDAAAGKKGRGVISAFRYGLFAEHKARVVLDTTGPVRIASAGMTRVPGSKALKLAVVLVPMDAAAFGGGTGATLAAASPSDLGSDMAPPESADRKHKDNAKPVIVIDPGHGGIDPGALGANNVAEKWVVLAVALQLKAALAKTRRYDVRMTRTDDVFVSLDRRLKFSAENDADLFISLHADSIEEKSIADSIRGATIYTLSDKASDEQARLMADKENASDLIAGVGSMNQEGGEEVKNILIDLLKRETSNFSADFSHVLAKKLGQAITMSRIPRKSAAFKVLKQTHAPSVLVELGYMSNSAEEQEMMTGAWQYKVAEAITSAVQSYFSKRTVAQP; encoded by the coding sequence ATGGCGAGGTTCTCAGAACATCTGTGGAACGCGCGGTTCTTACCTGCTATCGTGCTGGGCTTGATGCTCGCATTGGGAGTTGGCCGTGCGCAAGCGCTGCCGGACCGGGGTGTCGAGGCTACGGCCGTGCGACTGTTCGACGACGGCAAGGCGACCACCTTCGAGCTTACGATCAGCAAAGGTCTGACGGCGCAAGTCTATACCCTCGCGAATCCTTATCGGGTGGTTCTGGACCTTCCCGACATGACGTTCCATCTTGATGCGGCTGCCGGCAAAAAGGGGCGCGGCGTCATCTCTGCATTCCGCTACGGGCTTTTCGCGGAGCACAAGGCGCGGGTTGTTCTTGATACCACGGGCCCAGTCAGGATTGCCTCGGCCGGCATGACGCGTGTTCCCGGAAGCAAGGCCCTGAAGCTTGCCGTCGTTCTGGTTCCGATGGATGCCGCCGCTTTCGGCGGGGGAACCGGCGCGACGCTCGCTGCCGCGTCGCCGTCCGATCTCGGTTCCGACATGGCGCCGCCCGAGAGCGCCGACCGCAAACACAAGGATAATGCCAAGCCGGTCATCGTCATCGATCCCGGCCATGGCGGCATCGATCCAGGCGCGCTCGGGGCCAACAATGTGGCGGAGAAATGGGTCGTTCTTGCGGTCGCGCTGCAACTCAAGGCGGCGTTAGCCAAGACCCGGCGCTACGACGTCAGGATGACGCGAACAGACGATGTTTTCGTTTCACTCGACAGGAGGCTGAAGTTTTCCGCTGAAAATGACGCGGATCTATTCATTTCACTGCATGCCGATTCAATCGAGGAAAAAAGCATCGCGGATTCGATCCGCGGCGCGACGATCTACACGCTATCGGACAAAGCCTCCGACGAGCAGGCGCGTCTCATGGCCGACAAGGAAAACGCGTCCGACCTGATCGCCGGTGTCGGATCGATGAATCAGGAGGGTGGGGAGGAGGTCAAAAACATCCTGATCGACCTCCTGAAACGCGAAACCTCGAATTTCTCGGCCGATTTCTCTCATGTCCTGGCCAAAAAGCTGGGACAGGCGATCACAATGTCTCGCATCCCGCGAAAATCGGCAGCTTTCAAGGTGCTGAAGCAGACCCATGCGCCATCCGTTCTTGTCGAGCTTGGATACATGAGCAACAGTGCCGAGGAGCAGGAAATGATGACTGGCGCCTGGCAATACAAAGTGGCTGAGGCAATTACGTCGGCTGTCCAGAGCTACTTCAGCAAGCGAACCGTCGCACAGCCCTGA